The genomic DNA TCCCTTAATTTAGCGACTGCGACTAATTCTCCCGGTCCCACACCTTCAACGGATTTTTGTGCCTTACCTTCCAGGGACAGAAGCTGGCCGATACGCTCCGTGGTCTGCTTATTTGAGTTGTAGAGGGTGGTGTCCGGTTTCAGTGTGCCGGAGTAAATGCGCAAGATAGAGAGCCGTCCGGCATACGGATCAGACAGGGTCTTAAAGACCAGAGCCGTCAACGACGCATCGGGAGCGGGGGCTATTTCGACCGGTTCCTTGCTCCTGGCATTTAAGGCCATTTTTGCCCCCTTATCCAGAGGGGAAGGAAGATATTGATTGACGGCCTCCATAAGGGTGGTGACACCGATATTGCGTGTAGCTGAGCCACAGCATATCAGGACAAATCGTCCCGCAGTCATACCGCCGGCCAGTCCTTTTTCTATTTCGGCCACCGTCAGGGTTCCTTCCTCCAGAAATTTTTCCACCAGGGCGTCGTCTGCCTCCGCAGCGTATTCCTGGAGACTTTCCCGGTTTTTTTTAACAGAATCTTTCATGTCTTCGGGGATAGGACATTCCTTGTACTGGCCGCTTTGATCGCCGGCGAATACGAAGGCCTTTTCATTTATGAGGTCCACCACTCCGGTGAACTTATCTTCTGCGCCGATAGGAAGTTGAACAGGCACGCAGCGGGCGTTGAGGGTGGTGGAAATGCCGTCTAATGTCCTGTAAAAATCCGCCCTTTCCCGGTCCATTTTATTAATGAAAATAATACGGGGCAGATGGAACTCCCCGGCCAGGTTCCATATCTTCCGGGTTAAGGGTTTGGCCCCGTCAATGGCATCGATTACGAATACGGCGCTGTCTGCCACCTGCAGGGACATCCTGGTATCATTGAGGAAATTATCATCACCCGGTGTATCGATAAAATGAATCGTATGTTTTTGCCACGTATAATGATTAAAGGCCGAGCTTATAGTAATCTTTCTTTTGATTTCTTCCGGTTCGTAGTCCAGAATTGAGGTGCCGTCATCTACCCGGCCCAGACGGCTTGTCCGTCCCGATGCAAAAAGTATTGCTTCGGCCAGGGATGTTTTGCCTGCGCCGCTATGAGCAAGCAGGGCTATATTGCGAACCTTATCTAACTGAATACCCATTTTCTCCCCTTTCTAAACTGAATCTTGACGGCTTCGTAAAAAGTCCATTTGCTGCGTTGCGCGGCATCCTTCGTCATTGCGGCGTAACTACGAGTACGCCTCATTCCTCAGGATTTGCGCGCCTTGCAACTGGAGCTTTTTACTGTGCCGTCTAAACTCTGGCTTTTTACGAGGTCATCAATCTCTGTTCACAAGTTTTTGCAAAATATCGACTTAAAATTTTAAAGTCAAGCCTTAATTGTAATAGTTCACCGCAGAGTGCACAGAGAACGCCTCTGCCTGCCCGCCTTGTCTTGGATGATTGAGTCCGGTGATTAAGGTTTTTCTTTTTTATGTCGATATAGTTGGCGTAGCTATTAAGCATTCAATCCGCGGCGGACCAGCGGCGATCAGCAGGCTGGAAGCCGGCGGTCTGGAGTGATAAATATTTAACTTAAGCGGAGGATTGGCTAAAGATGGCCCAGATTGACGCCTTTTTTAAATTGATGCATGAGCAGGGCGCTTCGGACCTGCATCTTATATCCGGATCTCAACCTATCTTGCGTATTCGGGGCGAGATGGAACGGGTCAAGTATAAGGTCATGGAAAACGACGAACTAAAGGCCATGCTCTATGAGATCACCCCAGAGGACAAGATCAAGATATTTGAGGAGACCGGTGATCTTGATTTCGGTCATGAGATATCGGGATTAGCCAGATATCGCGCCAATTTTTTCATGCAGAAATACGGCATAGGGGCGGTTTTCAGAGAGATACCGAGCGATATCCTGTCGGCCGAACAATTGGGTCTGCCGGCGGTGGTCAAGAACTTGGCTACGCTCCCTAAGGGTATGATATTGGTAACCGGCCCTACCGGCAGCGGTAAATCAACGACGCTGGCCGCGATTATTGATCACGCCAATGCGACCCGCAAGGATCATATTATCACGGTTGAAGACCCTATCGAGTTTGTGCACAAGAGCAAGGGCTGTATCGTGAATCATCGTGAGGTAGGGACGCATACGAAGTCTTTTGCCGCGGCCCTCAGGGCCAGCTTGCGTGAAGACCCGGACATTATCCTGGTCGGTGAACTGCGTGATCTGGAGACTATCGCCCTGGCCATGGAGGCGGCTATGACCGGCCATTTGGTTTTTGCCACCGTACATACATTGAACGCCTCCAAGACCGTGGACCGCATGATTGAAATCTTCCCGGCCAACCAGCAGCCCCAGGTGCGCTCCACACTGGCTGATGCCTTGCGGGCTGTGGTCTCACAGACCATGTTTAAGCGCGTGGACATTAAAGGCAGGTGCGTGGCCTTGGAAATATTGATTGCCACGCCCGCGGTGCGCAACCTCATCCGTGAGGGAAAAACTTATCAAATCGCGTCTGCCATGCAGACCGGCAAGAAATACGGCATGCAGACCCTGGACGATGCCATCATGGAACTCCTGCAGAAAGGGTGGATCGATGCCACCGAGGCGTATAACAAGAGTATCAACAAAGAAAAATTTACTCAATTTTTAAAGAAGCCGCCGGAAGATTTCACGGAGGTATAAAAATTGTCTATAAATAAGGCCGACATCGATCATATCATAACCCGGATGCTGGAATCTCAGGAGAGCATCTCCGATCTAAACGTAACTGTAGGGCGGCCATTTCAGGTAGTTTCATCGGGTCGCCTGGTTCCGGTATCCCTGGATTCGCCCATTGAACAGATTACGCCTTATCAGGCGGAGATATTTGCCCTTCACCTGATGGGTTCGGATGCAAGGCTGCTCAAGGCCCTGGTTCGGGAAGGTTCCTGTGATTTTTCCTATCAGCTTCCCGGCCGGGCGCGTTTCAGGGTAAACGTCTTTCAGCAAAAGGGTTATTACTCTACCGTGATGCGGAAACTGAGCACCCATATCCCGACCGTTAAGGAACTTGAGCTGCCCGAATCTTTTTATAAAATGGCCAGGGAACGAAACGGGATAATCCTTTTCACCGGGGCCACGGGCACCGGTAAATCGACCTCTCTTGCGGCCATCCTCAATGAGATAAACGAGGCGGAGCCGGTGCACGTCATCACCCTGGAAGACCCGATAGAGTTTGTTCATGCCCATAGGAAGGCCACATTTAACCAGAGGGAGCTGGGCGCGGATTTCGACAGCTTTGCCCACGGGCTTCGTGCCGCCCTCAGGCAGGCCCCGAATGTAGTCCTGGTGGGCGAGATGCGCGACCGCGAAACCATAGAGATCGGTCTGAGCGCCGCGGAGACAGGTCATCTGGTGTTTTCCACCCTGCATACGGTAGATGCCGGTCAGACCGTCAACCGTATTATAGGCATGTTCAGTAAGGATGAAGAACAGCAGATCCGCATACGCCTCGCTGATACCACACGCTGGGTGGTCTGCCAGAAACTCCTGCCCAAAGTGGGCGGGGGGAGGGTGGCTGTTTTCGAGGTCATGAACAATAACGTGCGGATCAAAGACTCTATTTTGAATGGCGAATC from Desulfovibrionales bacterium includes the following:
- a CDS encoding type IV pilus twitching motility protein PilT — translated: MAQIDAFFKLMHEQGASDLHLISGSQPILRIRGEMERVKYKVMENDELKAMLYEITPEDKIKIFEETGDLDFGHEISGLARYRANFFMQKYGIGAVFREIPSDILSAEQLGLPAVVKNLATLPKGMILVTGPTGSGKSTTLAAIIDHANATRKDHIITVEDPIEFVHKSKGCIVNHREVGTHTKSFAAALRASLREDPDIILVGELRDLETIALAMEAAMTGHLVFATVHTLNASKTVDRMIEIFPANQQPQVRSTLADALRAVVSQTMFKRVDIKGRCVALEILIATPAVRNLIREGKTYQIASAMQTGKKYGMQTLDDAIMELLQKGWIDATEAYNKSINKEKFTQFLKKPPEDFTEV
- the fusA gene encoding elongation factor G; translation: MGIQLDKVRNIALLAHSGAGKTSLAEAILFASGRTSRLGRVDDGTSILDYEPEEIKRKITISSAFNHYTWQKHTIHFIDTPGDDNFLNDTRMSLQVADSAVFVIDAIDGAKPLTRKIWNLAGEFHLPRIIFINKMDRERADFYRTLDGISTTLNARCVPVQLPIGAEDKFTGVVDLINEKAFVFAGDQSGQYKECPIPEDMKDSVKKNRESLQEYAAEADDALVEKFLEEGTLTVAEIEKGLAGGMTAGRFVLICCGSATRNIGVTTLMEAVNQYLPSPLDKGAKMALNARSKEPVEIAPAPDASLTALVFKTLSDPYAGRLSILRIYSGTLKPDTTLYNSNKQTTERIGQLLSLEGKAQKSVEGVGPGELVAVAKLRDTVTGDTLCTEGSPVIIEALQPPPPVISYALKPKTKADEEKISAALGKLKEEDNAILVTRNEATRETILSGMGQIHIEVVAEKLKRKYNVDVNLTLPKVPYKEAIKKTKQGVVYRHKKQTGGAGQFAEVHFDISPLPQGGSFEFENALTGMNVPRNFVPAVEKGIQEAMQAGPLAGYPVVGVKVRFYDGKSHEVDSSETAFKIAAIQCFKKGMLEAMPILLEPIMSMTILVPDDCMGDVIGDINSRRGKVIGVETRSGVQAILAHVPMVEVLRYASELTSMTAGRGTFSMEFLRYEEVPAHLTEKIVAAAKKEGEA
- a CDS encoding PilT/PilU family type 4a pilus ATPase is translated as MSINKADIDHIITRMLESQESISDLNVTVGRPFQVVSSGRLVPVSLDSPIEQITPYQAEIFALHLMGSDARLLKALVREGSCDFSYQLPGRARFRVNVFQQKGYYSTVMRKLSTHIPTVKELELPESFYKMARERNGIILFTGATGTGKSTSLAAILNEINEAEPVHVITLEDPIEFVHAHRKATFNQRELGADFDSFAHGLRAALRQAPNVVLVGEMRDRETIEIGLSAAETGHLVFSTLHTVDAGQTVNRIIGMFSKDEEQQIRIRLADTTRWVVCQKLLPKVGGGRVAVFEVMNNNVRIKDSILNGESEGKTFYEIIDSGEAFNMQTFDKDILRSYERGLITEETALAYASHRAVVSRGIDQLKAQKGEKTSDIEGLKLDGDYGKERRR